The DNA sequence ATTATTCCACCACAAACAAAGTAAGATCCTATTTGCATTCTGTAAGAACTTGACACACTTACACgtaagaaaaatatttggaattacccccaaaatgttaacagtggttaTCTCTAGGTGGTggaatgttttaaagaaatgtagatgatttctttaaaacatatttttccaTACTTTCTGAATGTCTTACAAGAATCATTGGGTGCttagatgttgaaaaaataaaatatatttagtactatatttaacaatatttattaacAATTATTAATGTAATAGTAAAAAGAATAGCAGAATATAGACTAAAGGGAAGTAGCAGATTGCTCACCACATGAATCCCAAAGCGTCTAGACCTCCCACAATCTGTATCCAAAAGGGCCACAGAAGTCATGTGTCCTATTTCCCCACCCCAGTACACAGGCCACTGCTCCAAGGGACATTTGGTGACTCAAGGAGCAGGTGTTTAGTTCACAAGCAACAGTAAACTTTCCCTCAGTCATGGCCCATCTGTAACGATTAATGTAAAGTGTTTTGATTAAGAGCTACATAGAACCATCATGAACACATTTCCTTAAATACTTAAGTCAGACAGACTGTCAGGGGCTGAGGATATAGAGCCCACATtccacagagaaattaaatcaatAACAGTCTCACTTGAGGATAATTGAAATTCAAAccctcaaaatattcaaatatggtTTCTGATACCAAGGCTGTGGTTTCCAAGGGAGTAAATTCATTCATGGGCCCAGACTGCCCAGGCATTCAGGCAAACCGCACACCCTGGGAACGGAGTGACAAGCCCACAGCATGCTGCCCAGTCGTGTCTCTCCCACATTCCACATGACAGCCTGGTCGGGTATGTGGAGCAGCCATGGAGCCTCAGGGTACCTCTCTGACCCTGGGAGGTCACAGTGTTCAATAAGAGCAGAGGAGGGAAAAGAGTGAAAGAGGCTGGGCTGTATGAACACTGACCTGGACAAGAGACGAAAAAGTAACGAATAGTCTTCAATAAACCAGTTAGTGAAAGCAATGGATAGCTCTTTCCACACAGGACATGAGCAACACAGATCTCCATAAGTATTGCTATAAAGGGTGCACTGGTGCCTCAGCAGTGTTACAATTAAACAGAAATACTGGGTGGACTACATGGACAGGCagaacagcagaagaaaaacaataaagaaatctgaatagatctcaaaccccagaagatAGACATTCTTGACGTCTGAGATGTCAGGAGTCCACAGAGAGAGCAGCTCCCAGGTGAGCTAAGAGCTTCTGCCTCTGCGTACTGGGCCTCATACCTGAACAACCCGAATACTGAAACCCAGTGTGCTGAAGAGAAGTGTCCCACATTTGCTAGTGTTTCACAATCAAATCCATGACATGCCTCCGCCTCAGGGTCAAGGCTGCAGTGTTGATGTGTCTCCATCAGATTAACAGCTGATTTCTATCGGTGTCCTCAATGCCCAGATGTGGGGCAGGAAGCTGCTGGCGGGGTGGGAACACGGCACTGGCATGACTCTCCATTACACAGCACCCCACTGTACAGAGGAACCACCACTGACAGGTGGGCAGTTTTTCACGTTTTTTCTATTACAAATAAGTCTTCCATTTTACTGTAACAAGATGTTACActtaatttgtgtgtgtataaccATGCACTTACCCAAGATGGTTTGTACATAATGGCCAACGCCCCAATTACAATATTTCTTGAAGTCAAAACTTCTCTGAATCCTTGGGAACAAAATCTATCATGGTTAACAGGACAGGAGGAGCAGATGAAAGCTATCATGGTTAACAGGACAGGAGGAGCAGATGAAAGCCTGACTCTGCTCTATCCAGAACAGGGGAAGGGAGGAACGAACATGGTGCCTCTCTAGTCCCTCCATTATGGTGCTGTATGTCATACTCAAGAAATAAgtcagggcttggcacctgtagctcagcggctaggacaccagccacatacaccggagctggcaggttcgaatgcagccggggcctgccaaacaatgatgacaactacaatcaaaaaatagcagggcattgtgaccggcgcctgtggtcccagctacttgggaggctgaggcaagagaatcgctgaagcccaagagtttgaggttgctgtgagctgtgatgccacggcactctaccaagggtgacatagtgagactctgtctcaaaaaaaaaaaaaaagaaaagaaagaaagaagtcagaTTCACATGAATTTTGCCCCCTAAAATGAACACTGAGAAAGATTCATACCTCAGCAAGATGTCTTTCCCCCCCTTAACCTTCTGGCATATAGTCACAAACCTTAACAAGGATGGCCCACACATTAGTGGCACTTCATACTGCCATATGGTATGTATGACTTACGCTTCCTAAGCCTGTAGGGTCTCTTGGCAAGATTTGCTATTTACAGCACAGATTTCCTCTCAACCACCGCTCCCCTGCACAAAGGTAAGGACCACACACTCTTTCTCTCTTGTTCCTGAAGAACGTTTTAAATAACACAGATCTTGCTCAGCAAGATGTGGCCTCTCCCCTTGCAGGGTGGGACACGTGGCAAACAGGATAGAAACATTTTGCACGCTAGATAAAACAATCTTTCCAAGATTAGTGTTATCTCTTTAATTTTCCGGAGTGGTTTTGATGGCTTACTTTCCAAAGGTAAGACCATTGCCAACTAGAGGAAATTACTGCATGAATGAAATGTTTGTCCGGTGCATCTTAGGAAGGATTTGACAGCACACACGATATCTGAAGCACTTGGCAACTGGGAACCCAGGCTGCGGGTGACCCGCGACAGCGGccaccagcgccccactcctgcGCTCTGCTCACTGCGCACGGCGAGGCGCCAGCCTCGGGGGCGGCTCCCCAGGCGCGAGTGTGTCGTCCCCTCAGGGCCAAGCGGAGAGGGCGGAGGTGCGGGTCCGCCCGGCCGGGGCGAGCAATGGAGAAGGCCCGCTCCACCCTCCCTTGGTCTCGCCGTCTTCCCTCTTCCCCGCCATCCTCCCTCCGCCCTGCCACCCTCCTTCGACCCAGTCACCTGCCTCCCCAGGCACTGCTATCCTCCCTCCGCCCCGCCGTCCCGGGCCGAGCGCGCGGGCCGGCGGTGGCGCGTGTCACGTCATATGGGCCGCCCGCCTCCCATTGGCTGCGGCCTCCTCACCAGACCTAGAGCGGACGGGCGCGCGGGAAGGGAGGGGCTACAGAAGGCCACGCCCCCAGATGGCGCGCGCGGGCGGCCGGTAGGCCTGCCCGGGTCACGTGGTCAGGGGCCCCAGTCTTGCTATATAAACCCGCAAGCCCGCCGGGCGCCGCGGCCACTCTTGGGGCCGTCCCGGGCCGCGACTCCTCCTCCGTACCGCCCCGCCTCCGCTCGGCCAGCCCGCAGGCGGGCTCCTTGGCCAGGTAGGCGCGGGACTGCGGGCTGGGACGCTGGGCGGCCAGGCGGCAGGGACTCCTCCCGGTGGGCTGTGGAGCGCGGGGTCCTGACGCGGGCCTTGGACTGACTCTCGAGCTCCGCGTGTTGCGCGGGACGAGGGTGCCGGCCGGCGTGGCTTTGTCTCCCTGGTGACCTCACCTAGGCCCCCTTCCTGCAGGAGACGTCCCTCGGAGCCGGGCGGCAGCCGATGCCCAGGTTGCACGACCGCTTCTGGAGCTGTTCCTGCGCGCACAGCGCCAGGCGTAGAGGCCGCCCTAGAGCCGGCGCCGCGGGGCCGGCGGCCAAGGTGGGAGAGATGATGGACTCGTCCGTGCTGGGCCCCGCCCCGCCGGCGGCCCACCGGGCCCAGGACCCCCGCCCCGCGCACGGGGGCCCGGCCGGCGGCGGCCGCGCCAGCAGCTGGCACCATCACTTGGTGCAGAGGAGCCTCGTGCTCTTCCTGGTCGGGGTGGTCCTGGCCCTGGTGCTCAACCTGCTGCAGATCCAGAGGAACGTCACGCTCTTCCCCGAGGAGGTGATCGCCACCGTCTTCTCCTCAGCCTGGTGGGTCCCGCCTTGCTGCGGGACGGCGGCCGGTGAGTCCCCCGCCCGTCTGCTTAGTAACACTTTCCAGCCCGCGGGAAGCGTTTATTTGAAAGCGGGAACCCACAGATTAGAAGTGGGAAGAGGGGCGGAGAGCGCGCCGAGGCGCCGCAGAGGCAGCTCGGGAAGTTGCAGGAAGCGGGTGATGGAGATGAGGCAGGGAGATAACCGGCTGTTGAGGCAGATGCCGTGCCAAGCCCGCCGCGGTCCCCTCCCTCTGGGTGTGGGGACTGCCGGGCGCTGTCATCCAGCAGAGCTGGCCCAGGATTGGCTGCGGGGAGAACTGGTGAGCGGCGGGGCTGGGAGGCGATTGGGCGCCGCGGCGAACTTACTACCCAAGATAACCGAAAACAAATCGTCACATGCGTCGAGGGGCGGGTGCCGGGGGAGCAACTTTCCGGCGCTGCCTCTGGTGGGACCGCTAGGTAACCTGTGGCCCAAAGCCAGACCTCCCCCCACGCCGAACTGTTACAGCTCCGTAGATTAAAATCAGCAGGAAAAGAGTGACCCCCTGGGGGTTCACGTTCTCTAACCCTAACTGGTCACATAGATGCCGTAAAACCTAACACAGGCTCAGCCTGAACTGGACAGGTCGGCTGctgctgtctttttttaaaagaagaatcttTGGGTTATCACTTAgctgattttataaaatgttgacTGCTCTTGGCCCAGCAGATAACTGGGTGCTTCTCTGTCAcagcatttgttcatttatttaaccatttgtTGGATACTTTCTACAGTCTCAGCtgttgaaatataaaaatgaacaggACAAGCCCTTGTCCTTTAGCATCTTAGGATCTGGTGGAGAAAACATTTGTCTAAATGACTACAGTACAATATGAGGAGTAACCTGTTTGCTTtgtcactgacatttattgacTGCTTACTAAGCCTTTATGTGCTTTGCTCTGTTAATTCCTTACACCACCACTATGCTGTAGGTCCATTTATAGACGTGGAAACTGAATCACAGGTTGAGTCCCATCCAAGGGTGCACAGCTAGCGAGTGGCAGAGGCACTAACTCTGCAcactgcctccctgcagccaggTGTGTCCACTGCACTGTGCTTAAAACAGCAAGAGGAGAAAGTCCTGTAGCAGAGAGCCCTGGGTTCTAGCCAGGACATGCCTCACATGTGGGGTACTTTAAGCAGTGGGTAGAATGTTTTTCATCTTTGTTGGAAAAAGATGTGAGCCTCTTATTTCTCCAAACCCATTTGTATGTGTCTGTTCTAATAGAAAACTTTTTTGAGAAATTGATCTAgatttgaaatttcatttttcttacacATTTGGCACAATAGTTTCTTTGAACAAAAActtaatcttaaaaatgaaacattttagtTTAGCCTCCAGTATTTGTAATTGAGGCTTCAAGGAATTCCAGGACTATGTGGAATGATTTTTCAAactctacttttttgtttttttaactaacCGCTAAGAACGTAAGGAAAAAATTCCATAGTACATTTTTCacctatttaactttttaaagataagatgAAACTGTAGTGAAGTACAGTTAATTTCAGAGAATTCCATTTTTCAAAACTCTAAAATTAGAACTTGATTAAAagtaatgtaaaaatgaaaactggACATTTTTCCTCCAAAAGCTAGGTTAAAACTGTGGGGTGAAAAACCTAACATACAACGTCTTTTCTACTTGACTAAATTACGACCCCTTGAGTGGCTTTTCGGAGCCTGGGTCCTTGGGTGCAGTTCACACAGTGAGCTTTGTGACCCACAGTCGAAGGCCATCAGGCCTGCATTCTACTCACTCCTTGGGTGCTGTTCATTCCTGcctttatttttaccattttgctTCTCTTGGGATGCCATACCTTCCCACTTGTTCAAATTCTCTTTCAAATTCCATGTCTGTAAAGACTTCCTAACTATTTTCAGACCACAGTGATCCCTTCTTTCTCTATTCTGGTTACATAATCCTTAtaattttacacatgagaaaacaAACATGAAGAGCCACATCCCATCCGAGGGCAAACTGGGACTCGAGGCCAAGTTTTCTATTCTGGGTTTGGTGCTTTTTCCACACCTTGGGGCCTGAACTCACAGGGACCAATTAATGAATGAGAAGAACCAGTGTGGGTTTGACCCGGCCCCTCACTTCCCACGGGGTGTGGCACACCATGTAGTTGTGTCTTCCAGACAACTTGCTAGAATCCCCTGAAGTGAAGTCCTGGGCCATTTTATGGGCACATGACCCACACTGTCAAGAGTCCTGTCAGCAAAAATGCAAGCATCTCCTCACATGCCCAGCCCCAGTACTGGGTGGACTTGTGTGCGCAGGGGTGCAGCTGTGCATGGGTGAGCAAGATGGAAGACCAACTTGAAGATGCATGCAGAATTGTGTAGTCATTTAAGTTTTGTGCACTGTAGACAAATATGGGatcaattataaaattaaatattactgATATTAATACAAAGAATTAAACTCTTTGCTTGATTCATTCCTGCTAAAATATGtttaaaccaaataatagtgatCTTTTTAAACTTCCCAAAATAGTACAGTTTGGGGGGATACTCAGAGAACAAGAATATGACATAAATCTTAATTTAAATGTTATGTTAACAGCTGATAAACTTTTAGGAAGAGGATTGCTGGTTTGAGTAATATGCTAATGTCTTAGTGACTCCCACACAGGAACTGCGTAACTCTTGCTGGGTGTCTAATCTGTCCCTCTCCTGCACAGCGGTGGTCGGTGTGCTGTACCCCTGCATCGACAGCCACCTGGGCGAGCCCCACAAGTTCAAGCGGGAGTGGGCCAGCGTCATGCGCTGCATTGCAGTCTTCGTGGGCATCAACCACGCCAGCGCCGTATCCTTGGTGGACTGTGCTGTGTCGGGCACAGTGAAGCATTTTGTCACTTTTAGTGGATGTTTAGTATTTATAAGATGCACTCGA is a window from the Nycticebus coucang isolate mNycCou1 chromosome 11, mNycCou1.pri, whole genome shotgun sequence genome containing:
- the INSIG1 gene encoding insulin-induced gene 1 protein, translating into MPRLHDRFWSCSCAHSARRRGRPRAGAAGPAAKVGEMMDSSVLGPAPPAAHRAQDPRPAHGGPAGGGRASSWHHHLVQRSLVLFLVGVVLALVLNLLQIQRNVTLFPEEVIATVFSSAWWVPPCCGTAAAVVGVLYPCIDSHLGEPHKFKREWASVMRCIAVFVGINHASAKLDFANNIQLSLTLAALSLGLWWTFDRSRSGLGLGITIAFLATLITQFLVYNGVYQYTSPDFLYIRSWLPCIFFSGGVTVGNIGRQLAMGVPEKPHSD